The Pasteurella multocida genome contains a region encoding:
- a CDS encoding VOC family protein → MITFNPSHDLCNQYAEHFVQFRTFEHNIQQLAEIMHLDLSQYEIDHIALRVNTEQSAKYWLTLLLKYGTILSDNLVNGRIIYLIKLDSPLLFLGQSIDVIELPFPKNKSYLVEGWEHIEIVMPFLPHETVEKWVARINHTFLWELSDNLNVKLSEPRVEGEQLLNPSIAVSFVDKQHNPTCIKVHPYHIKKIIEAE, encoded by the coding sequence ATGATAACTTTTAATCCTTCACATGATTTATGCAATCAATATGCTGAACATTTCGTACAATTTCGTACCTTTGAACACAATATTCAGCAATTAGCAGAAATCATGCACTTAGATCTTTCTCAATATGAAATCGATCACATTGCATTGCGTGTTAACACGGAACAAAGTGCAAAATATTGGCTGACACTCTTATTAAAATACGGTACAATTTTGTCCGATAATCTGGTGAATGGACGGATTATTTATTTGATCAAGTTAGATAGCCCCTTGCTGTTTTTGGGACAATCTATTGATGTTATTGAATTACCTTTTCCTAAAAATAAGAGTTATCTCGTTGAAGGATGGGAACATATTGAAATTGTGATGCCATTTTTGCCACATGAAACGGTAGAAAAATGGGTTGCGCGGATCAATCATACGTTTTTATGGGAACTATCGGATAATTTAAACGTCAAATTGAGTGAACCTCGAGTGGAAGGCGAACAATTACTTAATCCATCGATTGCCGTCAGCTTTGTGGATAAGCAACACAATCCTACTTGTATTAAAGTTCACCCTTATCACATAAAAAAAATTATTGAGGCTGAGTAA
- a CDS encoding glycine zipper 2TM domain-containing protein — MKKVTFALAILMSLGLAGCANTDIYSGNVYEGNQAKEVRSISYGTIVSSRPVKIQADSQGVLGGFGGGALGGIVGSGIGGGTGQMIATTVGAIAGAVIGAKAEEKLNQVDSLELVIKKDNGQEIVVVQKYDQSLVPGARVRIVGGSKVNVSVIH; from the coding sequence ATGAAAAAAGTAACATTTGCCTTAGCTATTTTAATGAGTTTAGGCTTAGCAGGTTGCGCTAACACCGACATTTACAGTGGTAATGTGTACGAAGGTAATCAAGCAAAAGAAGTACGTTCAATTTCTTATGGTACGATTGTTTCTAGTCGTCCTGTCAAAATTCAAGCTGATAGCCAAGGAGTTCTTGGTGGCTTTGGTGGCGGTGCGCTAGGGGGTATCGTAGGTTCTGGTATCGGTGGTGGTACTGGTCAAATGATTGCAACGACAGTTGGAGCAATTGCTGGTGCAGTTATTGGCGCGAAAGCGGAAGAAAAATTGAACCAAGTAGATTCTTTAGAATTAGTGATCAAAAAAGACAACGGACAAGAAATCGTTGTTGTACAAAAATATGATCAAAGCTTAGTTCCAGGTGCGCGTGTGCGTATCGTAGGTGGTTCTAAAGTGAATGTATCTGTGATTCATTAA
- the prfA gene encoding peptide chain release factor 1: MKPTIISKLESLKERHEELEALLGEASVISDQDKFRAYSKEYAQLEDVVKCFARWNQLNSNMEEAQLLLDDPSMKEMAQEEIEACKTEIEQVEQQLQILLLPKDPNDEYNCYLEIRAGTGGDEAGIFAGDLFRMYSRYAESKRWKVEVLSANESEQGGYKEIIVKVNGEGVYGQLKFESGGHRVQRVPKTESQGRIHTSACTVAVMPELPESELPEINPSDLRIDTYRSSGAGGQHVNTTDSAVRITHIPTGIVVECQDERSQHKNKAKAMSVLASRIVQAEKERQEQAQADTRRNLLGSGDRSDKIRTYNYPQGRVTDHRINLTVYRLDEVMNGKIDELIQPIITEYQADQLAALSEQA; this comes from the coding sequence ATGAAACCCACAATTATCAGTAAATTAGAAAGTTTGAAAGAGCGCCACGAGGAGCTAGAAGCACTATTGGGTGAGGCTTCTGTTATCAGTGATCAAGATAAATTTCGAGCTTACTCAAAAGAATATGCACAATTAGAAGATGTGGTGAAATGTTTTGCTCGTTGGAATCAATTAAACAGTAATATGGAAGAAGCGCAACTTTTACTCGATGATCCTAGCATGAAAGAAATGGCGCAAGAAGAAATTGAAGCATGTAAAACAGAAATCGAACAAGTTGAACAACAATTACAAATTTTATTGCTGCCAAAAGATCCAAATGATGAATATAACTGCTATCTAGAAATTCGTGCTGGAACAGGTGGGGATGAAGCCGGGATTTTTGCTGGCGATTTATTCCGTATGTATAGCCGTTATGCAGAAAGTAAACGTTGGAAAGTAGAAGTATTAAGTGCCAATGAAAGTGAGCAGGGTGGTTATAAAGAAATTATTGTGAAGGTCAATGGTGAAGGTGTTTATGGGCAATTAAAATTTGAGTCAGGTGGTCACCGTGTTCAGCGTGTTCCTAAGACCGAATCACAAGGCCGCATTCATACCTCTGCTTGTACCGTTGCTGTGATGCCAGAGTTACCTGAGTCTGAGTTACCAGAAATCAATCCATCTGATTTACGTATTGATACTTACCGTTCTTCAGGGGCGGGTGGTCAGCACGTGAATACCACAGATTCGGCGGTGCGTATTACTCATATTCCAACGGGAATTGTGGTCGAGTGTCAAGATGAGCGTTCGCAGCATAAAAACAAAGCGAAAGCCATGTCTGTATTAGCTTCACGTATTGTTCAGGCGGAAAAAGAACGTCAAGAGCAAGCTCAAGCGGATACCCGTCGTAATTTATTGGGTTCTGGTGACCGATCAGACAAAATCCGCACCTACAACTATCCACAAGGTCGTGTGACAGATCACCGTATTAACTTAACGGTTTACCGCTTAGATGAAGTGATGAATGGTAAAATTGATGAATTAATTCAACCAATTATTACTGAATATCAAGCAGATCAACTTGCTGCCTTGTCAGAGCAAGCCTAA
- the prmC gene encoding peptide chain release factor N(5)-glutamine methyltransferase, with amino-acid sequence MTYQEWRQFAEHVLMKNKENDPFLDVKSESVLLLQTVTKRSKASILAFSETVLTEVELQQLAQLLMRRAKGEPIAYILGEKAFWSLSLKVSEHTLIPRPDTEVLVEHALDFAKQRVTSAHVSGELSILDLGTGTGAIALALAAELTPLTQKCGINLNILAVDRIAEAVALAKDNAKQNDLKVNFLQSVWFDALNPEIRFDLIVSNPPYIDKNDPHLTQGDVRFEPLSALVAAEEGYADIRHIIEQAPLFLKPQGALLLEHGWQQAEKVRSIFQKNLWHKVATLKDYSGNERVTLGCWR; translated from the coding sequence ATGACGTATCAAGAATGGCGACAATTCGCTGAACATGTATTGATGAAAAATAAGGAGAACGATCCTTTTTTAGATGTAAAAAGTGAGAGTGTTCTCTTATTACAAACCGTCACTAAACGTTCAAAAGCGAGTATTCTCGCTTTTTCAGAAACAGTGCTAACGGAAGTAGAATTACAGCAGTTAGCACAACTTTTAATGCGTCGTGCTAAAGGTGAGCCGATTGCCTATATTCTCGGGGAAAAAGCATTTTGGTCATTGTCATTGAAAGTGTCAGAACACACGTTGATTCCTCGTCCAGATACTGAAGTTTTAGTGGAGCATGCGTTAGACTTCGCAAAACAACGAGTGACTTCAGCGCACGTTTCCGGCGAACTTTCAATACTCGATTTAGGCACAGGAACGGGGGCAATTGCATTAGCCTTAGCGGCAGAATTGACGCCGTTAACGCAAAAGTGCGGTATCAATTTAAATATTTTGGCTGTTGATCGCATTGCAGAAGCGGTCGCCTTAGCAAAAGACAATGCCAAGCAAAATGACTTAAAGGTTAACTTTTTACAAAGTGTGTGGTTTGATGCACTTAATCCAGAGATTCGCTTTGATTTGATTGTCAGTAACCCCCCTTACATTGATAAAAACGACCCGCATTTGACACAAGGTGATGTCCGTTTTGAGCCTTTATCTGCCTTAGTCGCCGCGGAAGAGGGGTATGCCGATATCCGCCATATTATTGAACAAGCCCCTTTGTTTTTAAAGCCACAAGGGGCGTTATTACTCGAACATGGCTGGCAACAAGCTGAAAAAGTGCGGTCAATTTTTCAAAAAAATTTATGGCATAAAGTTGCGACGCTAAAAGATTATAGTGGGAATGAAAGGGTAACCTTAGGTTGTTGGAGGTGA